Proteins encoded together in one Formosa sp. Hel3_A1_48 window:
- a CDS encoding DUF937 domain-containing protein gives MSKIMNLHGSGLGKSLIKGLSSQTGQSKSKTTALLNLAIPVMLQAMQRNSATKEGALGLLNAITNKHDGSILNNLNSIFSDSSLNAVKKMEVKYLAMYLVNARRIFKMH, from the coding sequence ATGTCAAAAATCATGAACCTACATGGGAGTGGTTTAGGAAAATCACTCATCAAAGGCCTGTCCAGCCAAACTGGACAATCAAAATCTAAGACCACTGCTCTATTGAATTTAGCCATTCCTGTCATGCTTCAGGCCATGCAACGCAATTCTGCTACTAAAGAAGGAGCCCTGGGATTATTGAATGCAATTACAAACAAACACGATGGGAGTATTCTAAATAACCTCAACAGTATCTTTTCAGACTCATCTCTAAATGCAGTGAAAAAGATGGAGGTAAAATACTTGGCCATGTATTTGGTAAACGCCAGAAGAATATTCAAAATGCACTAA
- a CDS encoding DUF6787 family protein: MKNRIKSFISRWEISQNWQLLYPFLGIATSFYLGYRLCFKLFEFSLLLNMLIGFVLGIFILKFFVFSIKKMESKWIVNERWELIRIFIIFAITGSSSVFVGRPIIKLIGISSENFGPILYGIVFVFVSLIFYQILLVFWGFVLGQFKFFWDFEKKMLRRFGLGRFLDK; the protein is encoded by the coding sequence ATGAAAAACCGCATTAAATCCTTTATATCTCGTTGGGAAATCAGCCAAAATTGGCAGCTACTTTACCCTTTTTTAGGCATTGCCACCTCCTTTTACCTAGGATATAGACTTTGTTTTAAACTTTTCGAATTTTCATTGCTATTGAACATGTTAATTGGATTTGTCTTGGGTATTTTTATATTAAAGTTTTTTGTGTTTAGCATCAAAAAAATGGAATCCAAATGGATAGTGAATGAGCGCTGGGAATTAATCCGAATTTTTATAATATTTGCCATTACGGGTTCATCTTCCGTATTTGTGGGCCGCCCTATTATAAAATTGATAGGGATATCCTCAGAAAACTTTGGCCCGATTTTGTATGGAATCGTTTTTGTCTTTGTGAGTTTGATCTTCTATCAAATCTTGCTTGTCTTTTGGGGCTTTGTGCTTGGGCAATTCAAATTCTTTTGGGATTTTGAAAAAAAAATGCTGAGAAGGTTTGGCCTTGGCCGATTTTTAGATAAATAG
- the msrA gene encoding peptide-methionine (S)-S-oxide reductase MsrA, which produces MDQAVFCGGCFWCTEAVFKRLNGVFTVRSGYTGGFIKNPAYREVCQGRTGHAEGIIIEYDATVVAYSDLLEVFFATHNPTTLDRQGYDVGTQYRSAIFYTNLSQKESAQHYIELLNASKVFPDPIVTTLEPLEVFYEAEQEHRDYYDQNSDQSYCQFVILPKINVLEQRFKSKLKSNEPTPPKKIS; this is translated from the coding sequence ATGGATCAAGCTGTATTTTGCGGGGGTTGTTTTTGGTGTACCGAAGCTGTTTTTAAGCGTCTTAATGGAGTTTTTACCGTCCGTTCGGGGTATACAGGTGGATTTATTAAAAACCCAGCTTATCGCGAGGTATGTCAGGGCAGAACAGGGCATGCCGAGGGCATCATTATCGAATACGACGCTACGGTTGTTGCATACTCGGATCTTCTTGAAGTTTTTTTTGCAACGCATAATCCGACAACATTGGATAGACAAGGCTATGATGTTGGTACGCAATACCGATCTGCTATTTTTTACACTAATCTGAGTCAAAAAGAGTCTGCACAGCATTATATTGAACTTCTTAATGCCTCTAAAGTGTTTCCAGATCCCATTGTTACGACATTGGAACCCTTAGAAGTTTTTTATGAAGCAGAACAAGAACATCGCGATTATTATGACCAAAATTCTGACCAATCTTATTGTCAATTTGTGATACTCCCCAAAATAAATGTTTTAGAACAACGTTTTAAAAGTAAACTTAAATCTAATGAACCTACACCCCCTAAAAAGATCTCATAA
- a CDS encoding ABC transporter ATP-binding protein → MIQGSNIHKYYEGLHVLKGVNLKVNKGEIVSIVGASGAGKTTLLQILGTLDQPTPDKDSKISINNTTIGLLNEKQLAKFRNDHLGFIFQFHRLLPEFTALENVCIPAFIKGTPKSNALKKAKELLNFLGLSERLHHKPNALSGGEQQRVAVARALVNDPLVVLADEPSGNLDSKSAAQLHQLFFDLRDAFGFTFIIVTHNEELAAMADRKITMTDGQVSS, encoded by the coding sequence ATGATTCAAGGCAGCAACATACATAAATACTACGAAGGTTTACATGTGCTAAAGGGCGTGAATTTAAAAGTAAACAAAGGAGAAATTGTTTCGATTGTTGGTGCATCAGGTGCTGGAAAAACTACCTTGCTTCAAATTCTTGGCACCTTGGATCAACCCACTCCTGACAAAGATTCTAAAATAAGCATCAACAACACGACTATTGGATTACTCAATGAAAAACAGTTGGCAAAATTTAGAAATGATCATCTAGGTTTTATTTTTCAATTCCATCGGCTACTTCCTGAATTTACAGCGCTGGAAAACGTATGTATTCCTGCTTTCATCAAAGGAACTCCAAAAAGCAATGCGCTTAAAAAAGCAAAAGAACTATTAAATTTTTTAGGACTCAGTGAGCGGCTTCACCACAAACCTAATGCGCTCTCTGGTGGTGAACAACAGCGCGTTGCCGTTGCTCGAGCATTAGTCAATGACCCTCTTGTTGTACTTGCTGATGAACCCTCAGGAAATTTAGACAGTAAATCTGCTGCACAATTACATCAATTATTTTTTGACCTCAGAGACGCTTTTGGCTTTACCTTTATCATTGTAACGCACAATGAAGAATTAGCGGCAATGGCTGACCGAAAAATAACAATGACTGATGGACAAGTCTCATCATGA
- a CDS encoding TIGR02757 family protein has translation MDKSHHESFSGFSFIELKQFLDEKVLQYNTTKFIESDPIQIPHLFSRKEDIEIAAFLTATIAWGNRKSIIKNANRLMALMDHAPFEFVMAHQTQDLNIFEGFVHRTFNATDAMQFIKSLNHIYTKHNGMEALFSRYANKDLQYAIHKFKMHFFEIEHNKRTQKHISDPLKNSAAKRINMFLRWMVRPNNTGVDFGIWNSIKTSQLSCPLDVHSGNVARKLGLLNRRQNDAKALEELDHNLRKMDHKDPVKYDFALFGLGVFEDF, from the coding sequence ATGGACAAGTCTCATCATGAATCCTTTAGCGGATTTAGCTTTATTGAACTCAAACAGTTTTTGGATGAAAAGGTTTTGCAATACAACACCACAAAATTCATTGAAAGCGACCCCATACAAATACCCCACTTATTTTCAAGAAAAGAAGACATTGAAATCGCGGCTTTTCTTACAGCAACAATAGCATGGGGCAACCGCAAGAGTATCATAAAAAATGCAAACCGGCTGATGGCTCTTATGGATCATGCACCTTTTGAATTTGTGATGGCGCATCAAACACAAGATTTAAATATTTTTGAAGGGTTTGTACATCGCACATTTAATGCTACGGACGCCATGCAATTCATTAAAAGCCTAAACCATATTTACACCAAACACAATGGTATGGAAGCACTATTTTCACGCTATGCCAATAAAGATCTTCAATATGCAATTCATAAATTCAAAATGCACTTTTTTGAAATTGAACACAATAAACGAACTCAAAAACATATAAGTGACCCTTTGAAAAACTCCGCGGCAAAACGTATCAATATGTTTCTACGCTGGATGGTAAGACCAAATAATACCGGTGTTGATTTTGGCATTTGGAACAGCATTAAAACAAGTCAACTCTCCTGTCCTTTGGACGTCCATTCCGGAAATGTTGCGCGAAAATTAGGGCTGCTCAATAGAAGGCAAAATGATGCAAAAGCTTTAGAAGAATTAGACCATAATCTTCGAAAAATGGATCATAAAGACCCTGTCAAATACGATTTTGCTCTTTTTGGTCTTGGGGTTTTTGAAGACTTTTAA
- a CDS encoding DUF2071 domain-containing protein, with translation MQNTYKMHWPAPLTKKATTQHPRCNDVLFLHYKVQKKLLRKLIPKKLELDNFDGNYWISIIGFEKVNSFSKLYDLNIRTYVKFNERAGIYNLKMERNGLLPWLLMKIHPIVFFKSENISNNRYLFETKNLKENSLIHIKYGIGKQIKVKSKLEVWLTEHSALYRGYKKGVKKFNILQKPPNLRRLKPKYILVDYPKYLKVFSRPPDVMHYAERLVTYSINNN, from the coding sequence ATGCAAAACACCTACAAAATGCATTGGCCTGCGCCTTTGACTAAAAAAGCAACTACACAACACCCCAGATGTAACGATGTTCTTTTCTTGCACTACAAAGTCCAAAAAAAACTATTAAGAAAACTTATTCCCAAAAAACTTGAATTGGATAATTTTGACGGAAACTATTGGATCTCAATCATAGGTTTTGAAAAAGTAAATTCTTTCTCTAAGTTATATGATTTAAACATTAGGACCTATGTTAAATTCAATGAACGTGCAGGAATCTATAATTTGAAAATGGAGCGGAATGGTTTATTGCCCTGGCTTTTAATGAAAATTCACCCAATAGTTTTCTTTAAATCTGAAAATATAAGTAACAATCGTTACTTGTTTGAAACAAAAAACCTCAAAGAAAACAGTCTTATTCATATTAAATATGGAATCGGAAAACAAATTAAGGTAAAATCAAAACTAGAAGTATGGCTTACAGAACATTCAGCACTTTATAGAGGTTATAAAAAAGGGGTTAAAAAATTTAATATTCTTCAAAAACCCCCAAATCTAAGAAGATTAAAACCAAAATACATATTAGTTGATTACCCAAAATATCTAAAGGTATTTTCTAGACCTCCTGATGTCATGCATTACGCGGAAAGACTAGTTACGTACTCAATAAACAATAACTAA
- a CDS encoding ribonuclease Z: protein MKLTILGCYSATPRIAAHTTAQILETRGHVFLIDCGEGTQMELRKNKIKFNQIKHIFISHLHGDHCFGLIGLISTFRLLNRETNLHIYGPKGLKELILVQLKLSNSWINFELIFHEIESFKSELIYEDDKLEVRTIPLDHRVYTNGYLFKEKPFDRKLDIDAAEANNIDVAYYRKLKQGEDVLNNDGILISNSAVTSKGLVPKCYAFCSDTAYKEDIIPLINEVDVLYHESTFLEAHAKLCSKTKHSTAKQAATIAKKAKVGTLILGHYSSRYSDLEEFRTEALAIFKAVELARDGKTFQI from the coding sequence GTGAAATTAACCATATTAGGTTGCTACAGTGCTACACCTAGAATTGCTGCCCATACTACAGCTCAAATTCTGGAAACACGAGGCCATGTTTTTTTGATTGATTGTGGCGAAGGTACACAAATGGAGCTGAGAAAAAACAAGATTAAATTCAATCAAATTAAGCATATTTTTATTTCGCATCTTCACGGAGATCATTGTTTTGGATTAATAGGTTTGATTTCTACTTTCCGCTTATTGAATCGCGAAACTAATCTTCATATTTATGGTCCAAAAGGACTAAAGGAACTTATTCTAGTTCAGTTAAAACTCTCTAATTCATGGATTAATTTTGAATTAATTTTTCACGAAATAGAGTCCTTCAAATCTGAACTAATTTATGAGGATGATAAACTTGAGGTCCGCACTATTCCATTAGATCATAGAGTATATACAAATGGGTATTTATTTAAGGAAAAACCATTTGACCGCAAATTGGATATTGATGCGGCCGAAGCCAACAATATAGATGTGGCCTATTACAGAAAGTTAAAACAAGGTGAAGATGTACTGAACAATGATGGTATTTTAATTTCAAACAGTGCGGTAACTTCTAAGGGATTAGTGCCAAAGTGTTATGCCTTTTGTAGTGATACTGCATACAAAGAAGATATCATTCCATTAATAAACGAGGTTGATGTTTTATACCATGAGTCTACTTTTTTGGAGGCACATGCCAAACTTTGTAGTAAAACTAAACATTCCACAGCGAAACAAGCCGCCACTATTGCCAAAAAAGCTAAAGTAGGAACTCTTATTTTAGGACACTATTCATCACGTTACAGCGATTTGGAAGAATTTAGAACAGAAGCTTTAGCCATATTTAAAGCAGTTGAGCTGGCTAGAGACGGAAAAACTTTTCAAATTTAA
- a CDS encoding aspartate carbamoyltransferase catalytic subunit — MSTLSVDHLLGIKHLTKDDIHLIFETADHFKQVINRPIKKVPSLRDITIANLFFENSTRTKLSFEIAQKRLSADVINFSAAQSSLKKGETLIDTVNNILSMKVDMVVMRHPKPGAAEFLMRHVDAKIINAGDGTHEHPTQALLDTYSIREKLGSVTGRKVVIVGDILHSRVALSNIFALKLLGAEVMVCGPKSLIPKHIEDLGVIVETNLKKALQWCDVANMLRVQNERMEVSYFPSTREYTQQYGVDKALLDDLDQPIVIMHPGPINRGVEITSDVADSDQAIILDQVENGVAIRMAVTYLLASKIES, encoded by the coding sequence ATGAGTACATTGAGTGTAGATCACTTATTAGGAATTAAACACCTCACAAAAGATGATATTCATTTAATATTTGAAACTGCAGATCATTTTAAACAAGTTATTAATCGCCCCATAAAAAAGGTGCCTTCTTTAAGAGATATCACTATCGCCAATTTATTTTTCGAAAATTCTACGCGTACTAAACTTTCTTTCGAAATTGCCCAAAAACGACTTTCGGCTGATGTAATTAATTTTTCAGCCGCTCAATCCTCTTTAAAAAAGGGTGAAACGCTCATCGATACTGTCAACAACATATTATCTATGAAAGTTGATATGGTGGTAATGCGCCACCCTAAACCAGGAGCAGCAGAATTTTTGATGCGTCATGTGGATGCAAAAATCATCAATGCTGGTGACGGTACCCACGAACACCCTACACAAGCTCTTTTGGATACTTATTCTATTCGTGAAAAATTAGGCTCAGTAACTGGTAGAAAAGTTGTAATAGTTGGCGATATTTTACACAGTAGAGTAGCTCTTTCTAATATTTTTGCTTTAAAATTACTTGGTGCGGAAGTCATGGTTTGTGGTCCTAAATCACTTATTCCAAAACACATTGAAGACTTAGGAGTAATTGTCGAAACCAATCTAAAAAAAGCACTTCAATGGTGTGATGTGGCTAATATGCTTCGTGTTCAAAACGAACGTATGGAGGTGAGTTATTTTCCATCAACCCGAGAGTATACCCAGCAATATGGAGTAGATAAAGCGTTACTAGACGATTTAGATCAACCTATAGTTATAATGCATCCCGGTCCAATCAATAGAGGCGTAGAAATCACTAGTGATGTCGCAGATTCTGATCAAGCTATAATTTTAGACCAAGTTGAAAATGGTGTTGCTATTCGTATGGCTGTAACCTATTTGTTAGCTTCAAAAATTGAATCTTGA
- the pyrR gene encoding bifunctional pyr operon transcriptional regulator/uracil phosphoribosyltransferase PyrR, which yields MSQKVLLDEKEVNIILHRLACQLIEKHNDFSNTILVGLQPRGRHLADRLTQVLESDYNIADLQVGYLDITFYRDDFRRSEKVLEASATEMNFVVEGKKVIFIDDVLYTGRSIRAALTAIQSYGRPKNIELLILIDRRFSRHLPIQPDYRGRQVDAIDDEKVIVNWKETQGEDNVYLIKQ from the coding sequence ATGAGTCAAAAAGTTTTACTGGACGAAAAAGAAGTAAACATCATCCTCCATAGATTGGCTTGTCAACTTATTGAAAAACACAACGATTTTTCTAACACCATTTTAGTGGGTTTACAACCCCGTGGACGGCATCTTGCTGACCGACTCACACAAGTACTAGAATCAGATTATAATATTGCAGACCTACAGGTGGGTTACTTAGATATTACATTTTACAGAGACGATTTTAGGCGATCCGAAAAAGTTTTGGAGGCTAGTGCAACTGAGATGAATTTTGTTGTAGAAGGTAAGAAAGTTATTTTCATTGATGACGTATTATATACTGGACGAAGTATTCGAGCAGCCTTGACAGCCATTCAGTCCTATGGAAGACCGAAAAATATAGAGTTACTTATTTTAATTGATCGTCGTTTCAGTAGACATTTACCAATTCAGCCCGATTACCGTGGTCGTCAAGTTGATGCCATTGACGATGAAAAAGTTATTGTAAACTGGAAAGAAACACAAGGAGAAGACAACGTTTATTTGATAAAACAATAG
- a CDS encoding NADP-dependent glyceraldehyde-3-phosphate dehydrogenase — MGFQNIPEQFKINSLIHQKTYLVDGELKQWKGATSDVYSTISSTEDYAPTLLGSIPLLEKEQAMEALDAASSAYNNGQGLWPTMKVADRIACMEKFAVQMKTKRAEVVKYLMWEIGKNLKDSEKEFDRTVDYIFDTINDYKQLDRNAAKFHKHSGVYAHIRRGPLGIVLCLGPYNYPLNETFALLIPALIMGNTTIFKPAKLGVLLLTPLMEAFQNSFPKGVVNILFGRGRTLASPLMETGKIDVLALIGHSNSANALQNAHPKKNRLRSVLGLEAKNPAIILPDADLDLAVRECIAGTLSFNGQRCTALKVLYIHETIFDAFKDKFCAEVDALKFGNPWEEDAMLTPLPEENKPDYIQGLIDDAKSKGATILNSRGGERTENYIFPSVLYPVDKTMDVYHEEQFGPVIPMMTFTDIQQPLDDMAESNYGQQVSVFGKNTSTLAPLIDTLVNLVCRVNLNSSCQRGPDVFPFTGRKDSAFSTLSVRDALRSFSIRTFVATKDNPYNSEILKEMLDAKQSNFISTDYLL; from the coding sequence ATGGGTTTCCAGAACATCCCTGAGCAATTTAAAATCAACTCTTTAATTCATCAAAAAACCTATTTAGTTGACGGAGAATTAAAACAATGGAAAGGCGCTACTTCCGATGTGTATTCAACTATTTCTTCAACAGAGGATTATGCACCAACACTATTGGGTTCTATTCCTTTATTGGAAAAAGAACAAGCTATGGAAGCTCTGGATGCTGCTTCTAGTGCATATAATAATGGTCAGGGTTTGTGGCCAACTATGAAAGTCGCTGATCGCATTGCTTGCATGGAAAAATTTGCAGTGCAAATGAAAACTAAACGAGCCGAAGTGGTTAAATATCTAATGTGGGAAATTGGCAAAAACCTAAAAGACTCGGAAAAAGAATTTGACAGAACGGTAGATTATATTTTCGATACCATAAACGATTACAAACAACTAGACCGCAACGCCGCTAAATTTCATAAACACTCTGGTGTATATGCGCACATTAGAAGAGGTCCACTTGGAATTGTGCTTTGTTTAGGACCGTATAATTACCCGCTTAATGAAACATTTGCTTTATTGATACCTGCGCTCATCATGGGAAATACAACAATTTTTAAACCAGCTAAATTAGGAGTTCTTCTACTTACTCCATTGATGGAAGCTTTTCAAAATAGCTTCCCAAAAGGAGTTGTAAATATCCTTTTTGGTCGTGGTCGAACTTTAGCCTCTCCGTTGATGGAAACGGGTAAAATAGATGTGTTGGCATTGATTGGGCATAGTAACTCTGCCAATGCGCTTCAGAACGCCCACCCAAAGAAAAATAGACTCAGAAGTGTCCTCGGTTTAGAAGCAAAAAATCCAGCTATTATTCTCCCTGATGCGGATTTAGATTTAGCAGTACGAGAATGTATCGCGGGAACTCTGTCCTTTAATGGGCAACGCTGTACAGCACTAAAAGTATTATACATTCATGAAACTATCTTTGATGCATTCAAAGATAAGTTTTGTGCCGAGGTAGATGCACTTAAATTTGGTAATCCCTGGGAAGAAGATGCAATGCTCACTCCACTTCCTGAAGAAAATAAACCAGATTATATTCAAGGCTTAATCGATGATGCTAAATCAAAGGGTGCAACAATTCTAAACTCTAGAGGAGGAGAACGCACCGAAAATTATATTTTCCCCTCTGTTCTTTATCCAGTTGACAAAACCATGGATGTTTATCATGAAGAGCAATTTGGACCTGTAATTCCAATGATGACCTTTACAGATATACAGCAACCCCTTGATGATATGGCAGAATCGAACTATGGACAGCAGGTAAGCGTTTTTGGTAAAAACACCTCAACTTTAGCACCGCTTATCGATACACTTGTTAATCTTGTTTGTCGTGTTAACTTAAATAGTTCTTGTCAGCGTGGTCCGGATGTGTTTCCGTTTACCGGCCGTAAGGATTCTGCTTTCAGCACCTTAAGCGTTCGCGATGCCTTGAGATCGTTCTCAATTAGAACTTTTGTAGCAACTAAGGACAATCCCTACAATAGTGAAATTTTGAAGGAAATGCTCGATGCGAAACAATCTAATTTCATAAGTACAGATTATTTGTTGTAG
- the rpsA gene encoding 30S ribosomal protein S1, translating to MAEEQTTNTEESIQDTPVVETTNEAQTNPEQFLKDFNWHNYEEGIDPVADEKLDEFEKLVSENFVETLDDQVVEGTVIHMTERDAIIDINAKSEGVISLNEFRYNPKLSVGDKVEVLIDVREDATGQLILSHRKARVIKAWDRVIAANETGEIVNGFVKCRTKGGMIVDVFGIEAFLPGSQIDVKPIRDYDQYVNKTMEFKVVKINHEFKNVVVSHKALIEADIEIQKKEIISQLEKGQVLEGIVKNITSYGVFMDLGGVDGLVHITDLSWSRINHPSEIVELDEKLNVVILDFDENKSRIQLGLKQLSKHPWDALGEDVKVGDEVEGKVVVIADYGAFIEVAEGVEGLIHVSEMSWSTHLRSAQDFVSVGDVVKAQILTLDREDRKMSLGIKQLSQDPWTDITSKFPVGFKHTGVVRNFTNFGVFVEMEEGIDGLIYISDLSWTKKIKHPSEFCAVGDQLEVVVLELDVEGRKLSLGHKQTKENPWDKYESEFGLNTKHTAPLLEIVDKGATVQFNDDIVAFIPSRHLEKEDGSKLKKGEEAEFVIIEFSKEFKRVVASHTAVFKAEEVKNVKAAAKKAAKAASEAKTTLGDANEALQALKDKMDGK from the coding sequence ATGGCTGAAGAACAAACTACAAATACGGAAGAGTCTATCCAAGACACTCCAGTTGTTGAAACAACAAACGAAGCTCAAACTAATCCCGAGCAATTTTTAAAAGATTTTAATTGGCACAATTACGAAGAGGGTATAGACCCTGTTGCAGACGAAAAGCTCGATGAATTCGAGAAGTTGGTCTCTGAAAACTTTGTAGAAACCCTTGACGATCAAGTTGTCGAAGGTACCGTTATTCACATGACTGAGCGCGATGCAATCATTGATATCAACGCAAAGTCTGAAGGTGTGATTTCTCTAAATGAATTTAGATACAATCCAAAACTCAGCGTTGGTGATAAAGTTGAGGTACTTATTGACGTTCGTGAAGATGCTACGGGACAGCTTATACTTTCGCACAGAAAAGCTCGTGTTATCAAAGCATGGGATCGTGTCATTGCAGCTAACGAAACTGGCGAAATCGTCAATGGTTTTGTGAAGTGCCGTACCAAAGGAGGTATGATCGTTGATGTATTTGGTATTGAGGCATTCTTGCCTGGTTCTCAAATTGATGTTAAGCCAATTAGAGACTACGACCAATACGTGAACAAAACTATGGAATTCAAAGTAGTGAAAATCAACCACGAATTTAAAAACGTTGTTGTATCGCACAAGGCGCTAATTGAAGCTGATATTGAAATTCAAAAGAAAGAAATCATCAGTCAACTAGAAAAAGGTCAAGTACTTGAAGGTATTGTCAAAAATATCACATCTTACGGCGTATTTATGGACCTTGGTGGTGTCGATGGTCTTGTACATATTACAGACCTTTCATGGTCTAGAATTAACCACCCAAGTGAAATCGTTGAACTCGACGAGAAGCTTAATGTTGTAATCCTTGACTTTGATGAAAATAAATCAAGAATTCAATTGGGTCTTAAGCAGTTAAGCAAGCACCCATGGGATGCACTTGGTGAAGACGTTAAAGTTGGTGACGAAGTGGAAGGCAAAGTTGTTGTTATTGCTGATTATGGTGCATTCATTGAAGTTGCAGAAGGTGTAGAAGGATTAATTCACGTTTCTGAAATGTCATGGTCTACGCACTTGCGTTCCGCACAAGATTTTGTGAGTGTTGGAGATGTGGTTAAAGCACAGATTTTGACCCTCGATCGTGAAGATCGTAAAATGTCTTTGGGTATCAAGCAACTTTCGCAAGATCCTTGGACAGACATTACGTCTAAATTCCCTGTTGGATTCAAACATACTGGTGTCGTAAGAAACTTTACAAACTTTGGTGTATTTGTTGAAATGGAAGAAGGTATCGATGGACTGATTTACATTTCAGATTTATCCTGGACAAAGAAAATCAAGCATCCAAGCGAATTCTGTGCTGTTGGTGATCAACTTGAAGTTGTTGTTCTTGAATTGGATGTTGAAGGCAGAAAATTGAGTCTTGGTCATAAGCAAACTAAGGAAAATCCTTGGGACAAGTATGAGTCTGAGTTTGGTTTAAATACCAAGCATACTGCTCCATTACTTGAAATTGTTGACAAAGGTGCTACTGTACAATTTAATGATGATATTGTTGCATTTATCCCATCTCGTCATTTAGAGAAAGAGGATGGTTCTAAGCTTAAAAAAGGCGAAGAAGCAGAATTTGTTATTATAGAATTCAGCAAAGAATTCAAGCGCGTAGTTGCGTCGCATACTGCAGTGTTCAAAGCCGAAGAAGTGAAAAATGTAAAAGCTGCAGCCAAAAAGGCCGCAAAAGCTGCGTCAGAAGCCAAGACAACCCTTGGTGATGCAAACGAAGCGCTTCAAGCATTGAAAGACAAGATGGATGGTAAATAG
- a CDS encoding LysM peptidoglycan-binding domain-containing protein: protein MIKQKYQSVLDLGTELNIQNGDVSEENGVLKIKGTAKTQYEKNIIWDEIKAVGGQNPSDIKADIKVSDESVYHRHTVKSGETLGKIARHYYGDPMKYKQIFQANSDILKNPDLIYPNQELVIPNL, encoded by the coding sequence ATGATCAAACAAAAATACCAATCTGTGCTGGACTTAGGTACCGAGTTGAATATCCAAAATGGCGATGTTTCTGAAGAAAATGGCGTTCTGAAAATTAAAGGAACAGCCAAAACACAGTACGAAAAAAATATTATTTGGGATGAAATTAAAGCTGTTGGAGGACAAAATCCATCCGACATTAAAGCTGATATTAAAGTTTCCGATGAAAGTGTATACCACCGTCATACAGTAAAAAGTGGCGAAACTTTAGGTAAAATTGCAAGACACTACTACGGGGATCCTATGAAGTACAAACAAATTTTTCAAGCCAATTCGGATATTCTAAAAAATCCAGATTTAATTTACCCTAACCAAGAACTGGTGATTCCTAACCTTTAA
- the cmk gene encoding (d)CMP kinase produces MKKIIIAIDGHSSTGKSTLAKQLAKALDYIYVDSGAMYRAVTLYALEQGFISDKKLDTDALISNIKNVNIEFKKQGNNPTVLFLNNKEVSSKIRGMEVSNLVSKVAALPEVRKCLVREQRRMGEQKGIVMDGRDIGTVVFPNAELKIFMTASAQTRTQRRYDELNAKDETVVFDEVYENITSRDYKDSTRADSPLTQAKDARVLDNTNLTQSQQYTIVMDWIKDLID; encoded by the coding sequence ATGAAGAAAATTATTATAGCCATTGATGGGCACTCCTCAACAGGAAAAAGTACTCTAGCCAAGCAACTTGCCAAAGCGTTGGATTACATTTATGTTGATTCTGGGGCTATGTATCGTGCAGTTACCTTGTATGCTCTTGAGCAAGGATTTATTAGCGATAAAAAACTTGATACCGATGCTTTGATTTCAAACATTAAAAACGTCAATATTGAATTCAAAAAGCAAGGAAACAATCCAACCGTTCTTTTTTTGAATAACAAAGAAGTGTCCTCAAAAATTAGAGGTATGGAAGTTTCAAATTTAGTTAGTAAAGTGGCAGCATTGCCCGAAGTCCGTAAATGTCTTGTTAGAGAACAACGACGAATGGGAGAACAAAAAGGCATTGTTATGGATGGAAGAGATATTGGAACCGTAGTCTTTCCAAACGCAGAGCTTAAAATTTTTATGACGGCTTCTGCTCAAACACGTACCCAACGCCGCTATGACGAGCTTAACGCCAAAGATGAAACTGTAGTTTTTGATGAAGTTTATGAAAACATCACTTCACGCGACTATAAAGACTCCACCAGAGCCGATTCCCCACTTACACAAGCCAAAGATGCACGTGTTTTAGATAACACTAACCTCACACAATCTCAACAATACACAATAGTCATGGACTGGATTAAGGATTTGATAGATTAA